A region of Triplophysa dalaica isolate WHDGS20190420 chromosome 18, ASM1584641v1, whole genome shotgun sequence DNA encodes the following proteins:
- the LOC130439792 gene encoding cardiac-enriched FHL2-interacting protein-like, with protein MGQVNCGCLGHETPDPEYNQTQEQCWEQEQRGAQRQDDSTPKSGKGSRDACPLSIDTLTLSPSPPPIQVAPCPPASTAERVKSRHPSRLEPLVLRFDPQPSTATPERSEVRRSRRKRMKRAKNMYHEVPKPLVIRVDRQPATASPERSEQRVSANKLKKGDKKTDHEVPEPLVRHFAPKPSTSSPERSKMRRSRRKLTKEAQNMDPEGFHRSASPDRNPEQTEVTKYEAPTVPEPLVTSQFDLFKHLVLVDIEDEDEVHIISPFGLKDTRHRRPKPIRKKQPMFSWMEENTEMLESERSGKKPNSGKKTDHEGSSPYIPYEYTEAISLSAPSSQSDLILMDMNDNSESDEPEVEFISPFELKDHRHRRPKPVTKDQPMFCWMENTEMQESESEMDEVHPEAPEQQETPVKKSHPESNTDKQQTLQKETDAHENIIMTGPYGPAGETQDHLNGPEKTKAASKTKGLFVLHHWVEKKTKERREKKMRKEREITETQLLRERYLNSPALKHLCVNKNNSNYIPILLL; from the exons GAGCAAGAACAGAGAGGAGCACAGCGTCAAGATGACTCCACACCGAAGTCAGGGAAGGGATCCCGAGATGCTTGTCCATTGAGCATCGATACGTTGACACTTTCACCATCTCCTCCACCGATACAAGTCGCTCCATGCCCACCAGCTTCAACAGCTGAGAGGGTAAAATCCCGTCATCCGTCAAGGCTGGAACCGTTGGTTCTACGTTTTGATCCTCAACCCTCAACTGCAacacctgagagatcagaggTGAGACGTTCAAGGAGGAAACGGATGAAAAGGGCTAAAAACATGTATCATGAAg TGCCTAAACCGCTGGTGATACGTGTTGATCGTCAACCCGCGACTGcatcacctgagagatcagagCAGAGAGTTTCAGCAAATAAACTGAAGAAGGGTGACAAGAAAACGgatcatgaag tgcctgaaccgctggtGAGACATTTTGCACCTAAACCATCAACTtcatcacctgagagatcaAAGATGAGACGTTCAAGGAGGAAACTGACGAAGGAAGCTCAAAACATGGATCCTGAAG gGTTTCATAGATCTGCCTCACCCGACCGGAATCCTGAACAGACGGAGGTGACAAaatatgaag CTCCAAcagtgcctgaaccgctggtCACGTCACAGTTTGATCTCTTTAAACACCTGGTCCTCGTGGacattgaagatgaagatgaggtgCATATCATCTCTCCATTTGGGCTGAAGGACACCAGACACAGGAGACCTAAGCCCATCAGGAAAAAACAACCCATGTTTAGTTGGATGGAGgagaacacagagatgctggagAGTGAAAGATCAGGGAAGAAACCGAACAGTGGCAAAAAAACGGAccatgaag GATCATCCCCGTACATCCCATATGAATATACCGAGGCGATATCACTGTCAGCACCTTCAtcacagtctgatctcatcCTCATGGACATGAATGATAACAGCGAGTCTGATGAGCCTGAGGTGGAGTTCATCTCTCCATTTGAGCTGAAGGACCATAGACACAGAAGACCGAAGCCCGTGACAAAAGATCAACCGATGTTTTGTTGGATGGAGAACACCGAAATGCAGGAGAGTGAAAGTGAAATGGATGAAGTCCACCCAGAAGCTCCAGAGCAGCAGGAGACACCTGTGAAAAAATCCCATCCAGAGAGCAACACTGACAAACAACAAACCCTTCAGAAGGAGACAGACgctcatgaaaacatcatcatgacagGTCCTTATGGTCCCGCTGGAGAAACCCAAGATCACCTGAATGGTCCAGAGAAGACAAAAGCTGCCAGCAAAACTAAAGGATTATTTGTTCTTCATCACTGGGTTGAGAAAAAGACCAAAGAACGACGggagaagaaaatgagaaaagaaagggaaataacagaaacacagttaCTGCGGGAGAGATACTTGAACAGTCCAGCATTGAAGCATTTGTGTGTTAATAAGAACAACTCTAACTATATCCCCATACTCCTTCTATAA